From the Bacteroidia bacterium genome, one window contains:
- a CDS encoding flavin reductase family protein, giving the protein MSSDAYPGSMFSLTDHELYVVTARHEGRDNGQIATWIMPATLVPDHPRIVAVLSPQNFTHTLIAPTQRFAISMLCEEQYDLVPRFGLRSGRDGDKFDGVDIGRTASGLAVLTGGCGWADCRIVQSMDAGDRMLYLADIVEQQVYANRRPLRKQAAFSLQTTEVRAQLEEKHRRDGERDRALLRQFR; this is encoded by the coding sequence ATGAGCAGCGACGCATACCCCGGTTCCATGTTCTCGCTGACCGATCACGAGCTCTATGTGGTGACTGCGCGGCACGAAGGACGCGACAACGGGCAGATCGCCACGTGGATCATGCCGGCTACGCTGGTGCCGGATCACCCCCGAATCGTCGCGGTGCTGTCGCCGCAGAACTTCACGCATACGCTCATTGCTCCGACGCAGCGCTTCGCCATCTCCATGCTCTGCGAAGAGCAGTACGATCTCGTCCCGCGCTTCGGATTGCGGAGCGGTCGCGACGGCGATAAATTCGACGGTGTGGATATTGGCCGGACCGCTTCCGGACTCGCGGTTCTTACCGGCGGCTGCGGCTGGGCAGATTGCCGTATTGTGCAATCGATGGATGCCGGGGACCGCATGCTGTACCTTGCGGACATCGTCGAGCAGCAGGTGTATGCAAACCGGCGTCCCTTGCGCAAGCAGGCCGCGTTCTCGCTACAGACGACAGAGGTGCGCGCGCAGCTCGAGGAAAAGCACCGCAGGGACGGCGAGCGGGACAGAGCGTTACTTCGCCAATTTCGATAG
- a CDS encoding TlpA family protein disulfide reductase: MKLFCLLLLALICIAVVPLRAQPKAPPFVFRSLDDTTRFISSESLEGKVYLVDFWATWCPPCVEALPELEHIHKEFSPRGFTIVSLSFDASDERVRSFRQKRFTMPWLHGRLNGGFNDIIALAFALENIPHYILVNRDGGIIAEGNDIHGERLRDLLREHVR; this comes from the coding sequence ATGAAACTCTTCTGTCTACTGCTCCTTGCTCTGATCTGCATTGCTGTTGTCCCGCTCCGGGCGCAGCCCAAAGCCCCGCCGTTTGTCTTCCGCTCGCTGGACGACACCACGCGCTTCATTTCCAGCGAATCCCTTGAGGGGAAAGTGTATCTCGTGGATTTCTGGGCTACCTGGTGTCCGCCCTGCGTGGAGGCCCTGCCCGAACTGGAGCACATTCACAAGGAATTCTCGCCACGAGGATTCACCATTGTCAGTCTGTCCTTCGATGCCAGTGACGAGCGCGTGCGCAGCTTCCGGCAGAAGCGTTTTACCATGCCCTGGCTCCATGGGCGACTCAACGGCGGCTTCAACGACATCATCGCACTTGCCTTCGCACTCGAGAACATTCCGCATTACATACTCGTGAACCGCGACGGAGGCATTATCGCGGAGGGAAATGACATTCACGGCGAACGTCTGCGCGACCTGCTGCGTGAGCATGTGCGGTGA
- a CDS encoding type II toxin-antitoxin system RelE/ParE family toxin translates to MPYRIEYYHARVKKVIESWPVGILADYLRMIELLAEFGRELRMQHTRALGDGLFELRPRGAEGDGRAFYCYISGQRIVLVHAVMKKSEKTM, encoded by the coding sequence ATGCCATATCGCATCGAATACTATCATGCACGTGTCAAGAAGGTGATCGAAAGCTGGCCGGTCGGTATCTTGGCGGACTATTTGCGAATGATCGAATTGCTCGCGGAATTTGGTCGCGAACTACGAATGCAGCATACCCGCGCCTTGGGCGACGGCCTATTCGAGCTGCGACCACGCGGAGCCGAGGGAGATGGACGCGCATTCTACTGCTACATCTCCGGACAGCGCATCGTGCTTGTGCATGCAGTTATGAAGAAAAGTGAGAAAACAATGTAA
- a CDS encoding helix-turn-helix domain-containing protein, protein MEYAIVKEILRARLRAGMTQQDVADAIGTTKSAVSRIESVREQTPSVATLMKYADAVDC, encoded by the coding sequence GTGGAATACGCCATCGTCAAGGAGATACTGCGTGCCAGGCTTCGCGCAGGGATGACGCAGCAAGACGTGGCCGACGCAATCGGCACGACGAAAAGCGCGGTTTCACGAATCGAGTCCGTGCGTGAGCAGACGCCCTCCGTCGCAACACTCATGAAATACGCGGATGCCGTGGACTGTTAA
- a CDS encoding fatty acid desaturase, translating into MRQKTTYRWKGLLVAATVMSAWATALTGSLATGVEYMHTAVIPLLVLLITFLYTGLFITAHDAMHGTVAPTLPKLNNAIGRTCTLLYALFSFDLLLSKHREHHRHPASGGDPDFHDGRHAGLFRWYLHFFFTYVTWKQLLGMAIIFNLLKYAAEISDITILLFWVLPSLLSTFQLFFFGTYLPHREPAAGYTEPHRAVSSGYGVLLSFLTCYHFGYHLEHHAMPGVPWWRLPGSVEQRA; encoded by the coding sequence ATGCGTCAGAAAACGACATATCGCTGGAAAGGCCTGCTCGTCGCAGCGACAGTGATGTCCGCCTGGGCAACCGCGCTCACCGGCAGTCTTGCAACCGGTGTTGAATACATGCATACGGCTGTCATACCATTGCTCGTGCTGCTTATCACCTTTCTCTACACCGGGTTGTTCATCACCGCGCACGACGCCATGCACGGCACGGTGGCACCGACGCTGCCGAAGCTCAACAACGCGATCGGACGCACGTGTACGCTGCTGTACGCGTTGTTTTCCTTCGATCTGCTGCTGAGCAAGCATCGCGAGCATCACAGGCATCCCGCGAGCGGCGGCGATCCGGATTTCCACGACGGGCGGCATGCGGGGCTGTTTCGCTGGTATCTGCATTTCTTCTTCACGTATGTCACCTGGAAACAGCTCCTGGGCATGGCGATTATTTTCAACCTGCTGAAATACGCCGCCGAGATATCGGACATCACGATCCTGTTGTTCTGGGTGCTTCCCTCCCTGCTGAGCACCTTCCAGCTCTTTTTCTTCGGCACCTACCTTCCCCACCGCGAGCCGGCCGCCGGCTACACCGAGCCGCACCGTGCAGTGTCCAGCGGCTATGGGGTCCTGCTTTCCTTCCTCACCTGTTATCATTTCGGCTATCATTTGGAGCATCACGCCATGCCCGGCGTCCCCTGGTGGCGGCTGCCGGGAAGCGTGGAGCAGAGAGCGTAG